A stretch of Candidatus Zixiibacteriota bacterium DNA encodes these proteins:
- a CDS encoding RDD family protein codes for MSAGDHLWGYGWLVTDPICITFFVIMAVYFVVLEGLFGTTLGKRLMGLRVVQPNGARPGLVRSILRNLMRLVDGLPFMSILGAVLILTSPERTRLGDRVARTRVVRIRACRAE; via the coding sequence ATGAGCGCAGGCGATCATCTCTGGGGTTATGGCTGGCTTGTCACCGACCCGATCTGCATTACCTTTTTCGTTATCATGGCTGTGTACTTTGTCGTACTGGAGGGTCTGTTCGGCACCACCCTGGGCAAGCGCCTGATGGGTTTGCGAGTGGTGCAACCGAACGGCGCCAGGCCGGGTTTGGTCAGGAGCATATTGAGGAACCTGATGCGGTTGGTAGACGGCCTGCCGTTTATGAGCATCCTCGGGGCGGTCCTGATTCTGACCTCGCCCGAGCGAACAAGACTGGGTGACCGTGTTGCCCGAACGCGGGTCGTTCGCATTCGTGCCTGCCGAGCCGAATGA